One genomic segment of Ignavibacteriota bacterium includes these proteins:
- a CDS encoding thiolase family protein, whose translation MKEVYIIDAVRTPIGSFMGYLSSVPATKLGSIAIKGLIDRNKIPSDVIDEVIMGNVIQAGEGQAPARQAALGAGLEKSTQCMTINKVCGSGLKSVMLGAQAIMLGDAEIVIAGGMENMSQIPYYAKNIRSGYKMGDQKLIDGMLDDGLVDAYDNIHMGNIAEICAAEFKISREDQDNFAIESYSRALKSIEEKKFVNEIIPVEISDKKGIKIIDTDEEPKNVNFDKLKSLRTVFQKDGTVTAANASSINEGASAILLMSKEKVESLNLKPMAKIIAQASAAKDPKWFTTAPIDAIKKVLSKANLEINDIDLFEINEAFAVVSLVVNRELGLDPLKVNIKGGAVALGHPIGASGARILTTLLHSMKEKNCKYGLASLCIGGGEASALIVENI comes from the coding sequence ATAAAAGAAGTTTATATAATTGATGCGGTTCGCACACCAATTGGTTCTTTTATGGGATATTTAAGTTCAGTTCCCGCAACAAAGTTAGGCAGTATTGCAATTAAAGGTTTAATCGATAGAAATAAAATTCCAAGTGATGTAATTGATGAAGTGATAATGGGAAACGTTATTCAAGCTGGTGAAGGTCAAGCTCCGGCAAGACAAGCGGCTTTGGGCGCCGGACTTGAAAAATCAACTCAATGTATGACAATTAATAAAGTTTGCGGTTCCGGATTAAAATCTGTAATGCTTGGTGCACAAGCAATAATGCTGGGCGATGCGGAAATTGTAATTGCCGGCGGAATGGAAAATATGTCGCAAATTCCATATTACGCAAAAAATATTCGCAGCGGCTACAAAATGGGCGATCAAAAATTAATTGATGGAATGCTTGATGATGGATTAGTAGATGCTTACGATAATATTCATATGGGAAACATTGCAGAAATTTGTGCTGCCGAATTTAAGATTTCAAGAGAAGATCAAGATAATTTTGCAATTGAAAGTTATAGTAGAGCATTGAAATCAATAGAAGAAAAAAAGTTTGTAAATGAAATTATTCCGGTTGAAATTTCTGATAAAAAAGGTATAAAAATTATTGATACAGATGAAGAACCTAAAAATGTAAATTTTGATAAATTAAAATCTCTTCGTACCGTTTTTCAAAAAGATGGAACGGTAACGGCGGCAAATGCTTCCTCAATAAATGAAGGAGCTTCGGCAATATTATTAATGAGTAAAGAAAAAGTTGAATCTTTAAATCTGAAACCAATGGCAAAAATAATTGCGCAAGCATCTGCGGCAAAAGATCCCAAATGGTTTACAACTGCTCCGATTGATGCAATTAAAAAAGTTTTAAGCAAAGCAAATTTAGAAATTAATGATATAGATCTTTTTGAAATTAATGAAGCTTTTGCAGTTGTATCACTTGTTGTAAATAGGGAGTTAGGATTAGATCCTCTGAAAGTAAATATAAAAGGAGGTGCAGTTGCTCTTGGTCATCCTATTGGTGCAAGTGGAGCCAGAATTTTAACAACTTTACTTCATTCAATGAAAGAAAAAAATTGCAAATATGGACTTGCTTCACTTTGCATCGGCGGTGGAGAAGCATCTGCACTTATTGTTGAAAATATTTAA